One Dokdonia sp. Dokd-P16 genomic window carries:
- a CDS encoding tRNA1(Val) (adenine(37)-N6)-methyltransferase: MSLKPFQFKEFTVAQDRCAMKIGTDGVLLGAWTSVAQYPDSILDIGTGTGVIALMLAQRSDAMTVDAIELDDSAYEQAADNFENSVWGDRLFCYHAHLYEFAAEIDDEYDLIVCNPPFYMETLNDESTALQRSRSIKDGAAMEAREQARLEESMPFELLVGAVAKLLSEDGAFNVIIPFEREEDFILLCSRAGLFPSRITRVKGSPTAPIKRSLMEFRFRESVPKTTELTIEHKRHDYTDDYISLVKDFYLKM, translated from the coding sequence ATGTCTTTAAAACCTTTTCAATTTAAAGAATTTACGGTAGCTCAAGATCGCTGCGCTATGAAAATAGGCACAGACGGCGTATTACTTGGCGCTTGGACCTCCGTTGCTCAGTATCCAGATAGCATTTTAGATATAGGCACAGGTACTGGTGTTATTGCTTTAATGCTAGCGCAACGTAGTGATGCCATGACGGTAGACGCTATAGAGCTAGATGATAGCGCTTATGAGCAGGCTGCAGATAACTTTGAAAATAGTGTGTGGGGAGACAGACTCTTTTGTTATCATGCACATTTATACGAATTTGCCGCAGAGATAGATGATGAGTACGACCTCATTGTGTGTAATCCACCTTTTTATATGGAGACGCTCAATGATGAGTCCACAGCGTTGCAGCGTTCACGTTCAATTAAAGATGGAGCGGCTATGGAAGCTAGAGAACAAGCGCGTTTAGAAGAGTCAATGCCTTTTGAGTTACTTGTAGGAGCCGTAGCAAAGTTACTTTCAGAAGATGGGGCGTTTAATGTTATTATACCTTTTGAAAGGGAAGAGGACTTTATATTGTTATGCTCTCGTGCAGGTTTATTTCCATCTAGAATTACACGAGTAAAGGGGAGCCCAACGGCGCCTATTAAAAGGAGTTTAATGGAGTTCCGCTTTCGCGAAAGCGTACCAAAAACCACAGAACTTACTATAGAGCATAAACGTCACGATTATACAGATGACTACATTTCTCTAGTTAAAGACTTCTATCTCAAAATGTAG
- a CDS encoding NifU family protein, producing the protein MSTYSISVEGTSNPAIKKFQADQFLVNHNSYEFKNIDEAANSPLAQQLFYLPFVKTVYITQNFVAIEKYNIVEWIDVQQEVANQIEDYLNDNGLVIIEDVAAKKIPVTVYAESTPNPSTLKFVANKKLVTTAFEFKSIDDTANAPMAKALFHLPYVKEVFFDENYISVQKYDVAEWDEVVTETREFIRDYIQDGKEIVTAAQLKTPQQAEAIAEEKFETLDDISKEIVNIIEEYVKPAVASDGGNIMFKNYDPKTQNVSVILQGACSGCPSSTFTLKNGIENMLKQMLPGKINMVEAING; encoded by the coding sequence ATGTCAACATATAGTATATCTGTAGAAGGAACTTCTAACCCTGCTATTAAAAAATTTCAGGCAGATCAGTTTCTAGTTAATCATAACAGCTACGAATTTAAAAATATAGATGAAGCTGCAAATTCGCCGCTTGCTCAACAGTTATTTTATCTTCCATTTGTAAAGACAGTATATATTACTCAAAACTTTGTTGCTATAGAAAAGTACAACATTGTAGAGTGGATAGATGTACAGCAAGAAGTTGCAAATCAAATAGAAGACTACTTAAATGATAATGGTCTTGTTATTATAGAAGATGTTGCTGCAAAGAAAATACCAGTAACAGTTTATGCAGAGTCTACACCTAATCCATCAACACTTAAGTTTGTTGCAAACAAGAAGCTTGTAACTACGGCTTTTGAATTTAAAAGTATAGATGACACTGCAAATGCTCCAATGGCAAAAGCTTTGTTTCACCTTCCTTATGTAAAGGAAGTCTTCTTTGATGAAAATTATATTTCTGTTCAAAAGTATGATGTTGCAGAGTGGGATGAAGTTGTTACTGAAACTAGAGAGTTTATACGTGATTATATTCAAGATGGTAAAGAAATTGTAACAGCAGCTCAACTTAAAACACCACAGCAAGCAGAAGCAATAGCCGAAGAAAAGTTTGAGACTTTAGATGATATTTCTAAGGAAATCGTAAATATTATTGAAGAGTATGTAAAACCAGCAGTTGCAAGTGATGGTGGTAATATTATGTTCAAAAACTATGATCCAAAAACACAGAACGTCTCTGTGATACTTCAAGGGGCTTGTAGTGGATGTCCTTCTAGTACATTCACACTTAAAAATGGTATAGAAAACATGCTTAAGCAAATGTTACCTGGAAAAATAAACATGGTAGAAGCTATCAACGGATAA
- the rimM gene encoding ribosome maturation factor RimM (Essential for efficient processing of 16S rRNA), whose translation MKKEDCFYLGKIVRKYSFKGELLAKLDTDEPEIYVDMDSVFIDFGPSLVPYFIESSQLHKSSLLRVKFEDIDTEEDADDMIGAGLYLPLDLLPELKGDQFYFHEVVGFTAVDKDFGEIGTITYVNDSNTQAIFEIDRDGNQVLIPMVDEFIKKVDRENKQMHFELPDGLIDLYL comes from the coding sequence ATGAAAAAAGAAGATTGTTTCTACCTCGGAAAAATAGTTAGAAAGTATAGCTTTAAAGGAGAACTCCTAGCTAAACTTGATACTGACGAACCAGAGATATACGTAGACATGGACTCTGTGTTTATTGATTTTGGTCCTAGTCTTGTGCCATATTTTATAGAGTCTTCTCAGTTACATAAGTCTAGTTTACTTCGAGTAAAATTTGAAGATATAGATACAGAAGAGGATGCAGATGATATGATAGGCGCAGGTTTATACCTGCCATTAGATTTGCTTCCTGAGTTAAAGGGAGATCAATTTTACTTCCATGAAGTGGTAGGATTTACTGCGGTAGATAAAGATTTTGGTGAGATAGGTACAATCACATATGTAAACGATAGTAACACGCAGGCCATTTTTGAAATTGACAGAGATGGTAATCAAGTGCTTATACCTATGGTAGACGAGTTTATCAAGAAAGTAGACCGCGAGAACAAGCAAATGCACTTCGAACTTCCTGATGGACTGATTGATCTATACCTGTAA
- the dnaE gene encoding DNA polymerase III subunit alpha, translating to MYLIFDTETTGLPKNWNAPLTDSDNWPRAIQIAWQLHDEMGNVIEHQDYLIKPDGFDIPYDAERIHGISTALAERDGIELSEVLSKFNIALSKSKYVVGQNVGFDTNIMGAEFHRLNIGNDLQELPVLDTCTEKTATLCQLPGGRGGKFKLPTLTELHKHLFGEGFGEAHNATADVEATTRCFLELIRQRVYTKEELDVAPDYFERFSQSNPQPIEFIGLKHINLKKASAKIAQALAAQDDTPEISKAEIEENKEQLSDVKFAHLHNHSQFSILQSTASVQDIVKAAALHKMPAVAMTDMGNMMGAFHFTKAVKSHNAFAKAENAKLTEAGEAEEHVPLKAIIGCEFNVCVDHKNKSQKDNGYQIVILAKNKNGYQNLCKMASIAYTDGFYYVPRIDKQVIEQYKEDLIVLTGNLYGEVPSKILNVGEKQAEEALIWWKEQFGDDLYVEIMRHGQEDEDRVMPVLITLSRKHDVKLIASNNTFYIDKSDADAHDVLLCVKDGEKVATPKGRGRGYRFGLPNDEYYFKSADEMKTLFADVPEAILNVQEVVNKIESYELARDVLLPAFDIPEEFVSPEDAIDGGKRGENAFLKHLVYEGAKKRYGEELSEEVIERLDFELDVIEKTGYPGYFLIVEDFIREARNMDVSVGPGRGSAAGSVAAYCLWITNIDPMKYDLLFERFLNPDRVSMPDIDIDFDDEGRGRVMQYVIDKYGANQVAQIITYGTMAAKSSIRDTSRALDLSLGDADRIAKLIPTMSKLRKIFGKTDAELRSAFRSDDLPKVQELITLEQADNLEGQMLRQARQLEGSVRNTGIHACGVIITPSDITNFVPVALAKDSDLYVTQFDNSVVEEAGLLKMDFLGLKTLTLIKDTVKLVKYRHDVDLDPENFPLDDEKTYELFQRGDTVGIFQYESPGMQKHMQSLKPTVFEDLIAMNALYRPGPMEYIPSFVRRKHGEEEIEYDLPAMEEYLKETYGITVYQEQVMLLSQKLADFTKGEADVLRKAMGKKQIAVLDKMKPKFIEQASAKGHDPEKLEKIWKDWEAFAAYAFNKSHSTCYAWIAYQTAYLKAHYPAEYLAAVLSNNMNDIKQVTFFMEEAKRMGLEVLGPDVNESFRKFTVNDNGAVRFGMGAVKGVGTGAVATIVENRKDGPYKSVFDFARRVDLRAANKKAFESLALAGGFDEMDGDTHRAQFFNHDGDGITFLEKAVKYGARYQENENSSQVSLFGESSEVQIPEPEVPPCEEWGTMEKLKREKEVVGVYISGHPLDDFKTEMETFCNATVAHFSQMESFINRELTFGGVISDVQHRVSKNGKGWASFIVEDFTDTFEFRMFGEEYLKMRHFLIPNSFIHAKVFIKDGFTNRETGRKSDPRTQFNSIQQLQDVMETNAKKLTINIDINEVAEARIEEIKNILDLHVGEAKLHFQVFEPLEKLFVKMPSKRMKVKICQELLDSLEENSVHYKLN from the coding sequence ATGTACCTTATTTTTGACACCGAAACCACCGGACTTCCCAAAAACTGGAATGCTCCACTTACAGACTCAGATAACTGGCCTAGAGCGATTCAGATCGCTTGGCAGTTACATGATGAGATGGGTAACGTCATAGAGCATCAAGATTATCTTATCAAGCCAGATGGATTTGATATTCCTTATGATGCAGAGCGCATACACGGCATCTCCACAGCACTTGCCGAAAGAGACGGAATTGAACTTTCTGAAGTACTCTCAAAATTTAATATTGCACTTTCAAAATCAAAGTACGTTGTAGGTCAGAATGTTGGTTTTGATACAAATATCATGGGAGCCGAGTTTCACAGACTTAACATAGGTAATGATCTTCAAGAGTTACCAGTGCTAGACACTTGTACAGAAAAAACAGCGACATTGTGCCAGCTACCTGGAGGACGTGGTGGTAAATTTAAATTACCTACGCTTACAGAATTACACAAACACCTATTTGGAGAAGGATTTGGAGAAGCACACAATGCTACTGCAGATGTGGAGGCAACTACTCGTTGCTTTCTAGAGCTTATACGCCAGCGAGTTTACACAAAAGAAGAGCTAGACGTTGCGCCAGATTATTTTGAAAGATTCTCTCAATCTAATCCGCAGCCTATTGAGTTTATAGGGCTTAAGCATATAAATCTTAAAAAAGCTTCTGCAAAAATTGCTCAAGCGCTCGCTGCTCAAGATGACACTCCAGAAATTTCTAAGGCAGAGATAGAAGAAAATAAAGAACAACTTTCTGATGTAAAGTTTGCTCACCTTCATAACCACTCTCAGTTCTCTATATTACAATCTACTGCGAGCGTTCAAGATATTGTAAAAGCCGCTGCACTACATAAAATGCCTGCTGTCGCTATGACAGACATGGGTAACATGATGGGGGCTTTTCACTTTACAAAAGCGGTAAAAAGTCATAACGCTTTCGCGAAAGCGGAAAATGCAAAACTCACAGAAGCAGGAGAAGCAGAAGAGCATGTACCACTTAAAGCCATCATAGGTTGTGAGTTTAATGTATGTGTTGATCACAAAAACAAGAGCCAAAAAGACAATGGATACCAGATTGTCATTTTAGCCAAAAATAAAAATGGATACCAAAACCTCTGTAAAATGGCTTCTATAGCTTATACAGATGGTTTTTATTATGTTCCTCGTATAGACAAGCAAGTTATTGAACAGTACAAAGAAGATCTTATTGTACTTACCGGAAATCTATATGGTGAAGTGCCAAGTAAGATTCTTAACGTAGGAGAAAAACAAGCCGAAGAGGCCCTTATTTGGTGGAAAGAACAATTTGGTGACGACCTTTATGTTGAGATCATGCGTCACGGGCAAGAAGATGAAGATCGTGTGATGCCTGTTTTAATTACGCTTTCGCGAAAGCATGATGTAAAACTTATTGCTTCTAACAATACATTCTACATTGATAAGTCTGATGCAGATGCGCATGATGTTTTATTATGTGTAAAAGATGGTGAAAAAGTAGCCACCCCAAAAGGCCGCGGTAGAGGATATCGTTTTGGATTACCTAATGACGAATACTACTTTAAGAGTGCAGATGAGATGAAAACGCTCTTTGCAGATGTACCTGAAGCCATTCTTAATGTTCAAGAAGTAGTAAATAAAATCGAATCTTACGAGCTTGCTCGTGACGTACTTCTTCCTGCATTTGACATTCCAGAAGAATTTGTTTCTCCAGAAGATGCTATTGATGGAGGAAAACGAGGTGAAAATGCATTTCTGAAACATCTTGTTTATGAAGGAGCAAAAAAGCGTTACGGAGAAGAACTCTCTGAAGAAGTTATAGAGCGCCTAGACTTTGAACTAGATGTAATTGAAAAGACGGGTTACCCTGGATACTTTCTGATTGTAGAGGATTTTATACGAGAAGCTCGTAATATGGACGTTTCGGTAGGTCCAGGACGTGGATCTGCAGCGGGATCTGTGGCAGCATACTGTTTATGGATTACAAACATAGACCCGATGAAGTATGATTTGCTTTTTGAGCGTTTCTTAAATCCGGATCGTGTAAGTATGCCCGATATTGATATTGACTTTGATGATGAAGGTCGCGGGCGAGTAATGCAATATGTAATTGACAAATACGGCGCAAATCAAGTAGCACAGATTATCACTTACGGTACTATGGCTGCAAAGTCATCTATACGTGACACCTCTAGAGCACTAGATTTATCCCTAGGTGATGCAGATAGAATAGCTAAACTCATCCCAACGATGAGTAAGCTAAGGAAGATTTTTGGCAAAACAGATGCAGAGCTACGTAGTGCTTTTAGGTCTGACGATTTACCTAAAGTACAAGAACTAATTACACTAGAACAAGCAGACAATCTTGAAGGGCAGATGCTACGTCAAGCAAGACAGCTTGAAGGATCTGTGCGTAACACGGGAATTCATGCATGTGGTGTAATTATCACACCTAGTGATATTACAAACTTTGTCCCTGTAGCACTTGCAAAAGATTCTGATCTCTACGTAACACAATTTGATAACTCCGTCGTAGAGGAAGCTGGGCTACTTAAAATGGATTTCTTGGGCCTGAAGACCCTTACTTTAATAAAAGATACTGTAAAGCTAGTAAAGTATCGTCACGACGTAGATCTCGATCCAGAGAATTTTCCGCTGGATGATGAGAAAACATATGAACTTTTCCAGCGTGGTGATACTGTAGGTATATTTCAATATGAATCACCTGGGATGCAAAAGCACATGCAATCGCTCAAACCTACCGTGTTTGAAGATCTTATTGCAATGAATGCATTATATCGTCCTGGACCTATGGAATATATCCCATCTTTCGTAAGAAGAAAGCACGGGGAAGAAGAGATAGAGTATGACCTTCCTGCCATGGAAGAGTACCTTAAGGAAACGTACGGTATTACTGTCTACCAAGAGCAAGTGATGCTACTTTCTCAAAAGTTAGCCGACTTTACAAAGGGTGAGGCCGATGTACTTCGTAAGGCAATGGGTAAGAAGCAAATTGCCGTTCTTGATAAAATGAAGCCTAAGTTTATAGAGCAAGCTTCTGCCAAAGGTCATGATCCAGAAAAACTAGAAAAAATCTGGAAAGACTGGGAAGCATTTGCCGCTTATGCATTTAATAAGTCACACTCTACATGTTATGCGTGGATTGCATACCAAACTGCATACTTAAAAGCCCACTACCCTGCCGAGTATCTAGCTGCTGTACTGTCTAACAACATGAACGACATCAAGCAGGTTACCTTCTTTATGGAGGAGGCAAAACGTATGGGTCTCGAAGTATTGGGTCCAGATGTAAATGAATCTTTCAGAAAATTTACGGTAAATGACAATGGTGCTGTACGTTTCGGTATGGGTGCCGTAAAGGGTGTAGGTACGGGAGCCGTTGCGACTATTGTAGAAAATAGAAAGGATGGACCTTATAAATCTGTCTTTGACTTTGCACGACGTGTAGATTTACGGGCTGCAAATAAAAAAGCTTTTGAAAGTCTAGCGCTAGCAGGTGGTTTTGATGAAATGGACGGAGATACACACCGAGCTCAATTCTTTAATCACGATGGAGATGGTATTACTTTCTTAGAAAAAGCAGTTAAATATGGTGCGCGTTACCAAGAAAATGAAAATAGCTCACAAGTAAGCCTTTTTGGAGAATCAAGCGAAGTCCAAATACCAGAACCCGAAGTTCCTCCATGTGAAGAATGGGGAACAATGGAAAAACTAAAGCGCGAGAAGGAGGTAGTAGGAGTTTATATCTCTGGCCACCCACTTGATGACTTTAAAACAGAAATGGAGACATTTTGTAATGCGACTGTTGCGCATTTTAGTCAGATGGAATCTTTTATAAATCGAGAGCTCACCTTTGGAGGCGTAATCTCTGATGTACAACATCGCGTTTCCAAAAATGGAAAAGGATGGGCTTCATTCATAGTAGAAGACTTTACAGATACCTTCGAGTTTAGAATGTTTGGAGAAGAGTACCTCAAGATGCGTCACTTTTTGATTCCTAATAGTTTCATACACGCAAAAGTGTTTATAAAGGATGGCTTTACCAATAGAGAAACTGGTAGAAAAAGTGATCCAAGAACGCAGTTTAATAGCATCCAGCAATTGCAGGATGTGATGGAAACAAATGCAAAAAAACTAACCATTAATATCGATATTAATGAGGTTGCAGAGGCTCGTATTGAAGAAATAAAGAATATTCTTGACCTACATGTAGGCGAGGCTAAACTTCACTTTCAAGTCTTTGAACCGCTTGAAAAACTTTTTGTAAAAATGCCTAGTAAACGCATGAAAGTAAAAATTTGCCAAGAGCTTCTTGACTCTTTAGAAGAAAATAGCGTTCATTATAAGCTAAACTAA
- a CDS encoding type IX secretion system membrane protein PorP/SprF, which produces MSLKKSYFLIALFFAQFAMAQEGIPVYLDYLQDNLYLLHPSMAGASQTTKLRGTARSQWAGVDDAPALQTVSLNGRVGDNIGIGGVLFNDSNGYFSQQGVYATFAYHLMLGRNYVDLNQLSFGISAGIIQGKLDETSFDLTDFDPIIAGIEQSDSYLNIDFGMSYNFLNFSTHFTVKNAIPVKRDIFSEDFEPNNQRRYLISMAYTISPSYSEWSFEPSVMFQATDSTGEATLDVNGKAYYKTDWGRLWGGLSYRRSFDGAEFTTNGESVDTQKLQYVTPFVGGMYDRFMLGYTYSYQSNSVVLTNGGFHQITLGINLGKNKEPYDCNCPAIN; this is translated from the coding sequence ATGAGTTTAAAGAAATCCTACTTTCTAATAGCATTGTTTTTTGCACAGTTTGCGATGGCGCAAGAAGGTATTCCAGTATATCTTGATTATTTACAAGATAATTTATATTTACTTCATCCATCAATGGCTGGAGCTTCTCAAACTACTAAGTTAAGAGGGACCGCTAGATCACAATGGGCAGGTGTAGATGACGCTCCAGCACTTCAAACAGTAAGTTTAAATGGTCGAGTAGGAGATAATATAGGGATAGGCGGTGTTCTATTTAATGATAGTAATGGCTATTTTTCTCAACAAGGGGTGTATGCTACGTTTGCATATCACTTAATGTTAGGACGTAACTATGTAGATTTAAATCAGCTTTCTTTTGGGATAAGTGCAGGAATTATTCAAGGTAAGCTTGATGAAACTAGCTTTGACCTGACAGATTTTGATCCTATTATAGCGGGGATAGAGCAAAGTGATTCTTACTTGAATATAGACTTTGGAATGTCTTACAATTTTTTAAATTTCTCAACGCACTTTACCGTTAAGAATGCAATCCCTGTGAAGCGTGATATCTTCAGTGAGGATTTTGAGCCAAATAACCAACGTCGTTATCTAATATCTATGGCGTATACAATTTCACCTAGTTATTCTGAATGGAGTTTTGAACCATCAGTAATGTTTCAGGCAACAGATAGCACAGGAGAAGCTACTTTAGATGTAAACGGTAAGGCATATTATAAAACAGACTGGGGTAGATTATGGGGAGGACTTTCTTATAGAAGAAGTTTTGACGGAGCAGAATTTACTACTAATGGTGAATCTGTAGACACTCAAAAACTTCAATATGTAACGCCATTTGTAGGAGGTATGTATGATCGTTTTATGTTAGGCTATACATATTCATATCAAAGTAACTCAGTAGTACTTACTAATGGTGGTTTTCATCAAATTACGCTCGGTATCAACCTTGGTAAAAATAAAGAACCTTATGATTGTAATTGTCCAGCTATCAACTAG
- a CDS encoding ferritin-like domain-containing protein has protein sequence MNYTEEVANKLNSLLTKSYDAEAGYKKAAENVKNRGLKNFFQNRAQDRYNFGHEIKEEVRSFGQEVDKGTSFQADMHRAWMDVKTAFSTDDDESTLEEAIRGEKASVEAYNEVLAETSLPSSTRSVLEKQRNSIQSALNEVKTLEEWA, from the coding sequence ATGAACTATACAGAAGAAGTTGCAAATAAATTAAATAGTCTATTAACTAAGTCATACGATGCAGAAGCTGGATACAAAAAAGCAGCAGAAAATGTAAAAAATCGCGGACTTAAGAACTTTTTTCAAAACCGTGCACAAGACAGATATAACTTTGGACATGAAATTAAAGAAGAAGTAAGAAGTTTTGGACAAGAAGTAGATAAGGGAACAAGCTTCCAAGCAGATATGCACAGAGCATGGATGGACGTAAAAACTGCCTTTTCTACAGATGATGACGAGTCAACACTAGAAGAAGCGATTCGTGGAGAAAAAGCTTCAGTAGAAGCATATAATGAAGTGCTAGCAGAGACGTCATTACCTAGTTCAACAAGAAGTGTACTAGAGAAGCAACGCAATAGCATTCAGAGTGCATTAAATGAAGTAAAAACTTTAGAAGAGTGGGCATAA
- a CDS encoding DUF6252 family protein, which translates to MRHFLFALISIVTFISCSTIEDNTPALQGVRDTVLLRTQDSRAIFNEDGDLLIRGERGAEVISFQIKNQAQTQITFGGQNNPSIATYIDENGKVFTTESSQASGLLDFSFNGSSAVTGNFKFTAFTPSFADTVVFSRGVVYRVPILTPVVIQPEIEDVDDNFEALINTTVFNSIVINHVVSGNVLTVLGRTSSTNIAVSFPLNSNPGTYTIGSNPDFSAAYTTPSGISNAISGEITIIANDQENNIAVGTFSFMTAEGFSITDGAFTINY; encoded by the coding sequence ATGCGTCATTTTCTTTTTGCTCTCATCTCTATTGTTACATTTATTTCTTGTAGTACCATAGAAGATAATACACCTGCACTTCAAGGGGTGCGTGATACTGTGTTACTGCGCACTCAAGACAGTCGAGCAATTTTTAATGAGGATGGTGATTTATTAATCCGTGGAGAACGCGGTGCAGAGGTTATAAGCTTTCAAATAAAAAATCAAGCACAGACTCAAATTACATTTGGCGGTCAGAACAATCCTAGTATTGCAACGTATATAGATGAAAATGGCAAAGTATTCACTACTGAGTCATCACAAGCCAGTGGTTTATTAGACTTTTCATTTAATGGAAGCAGTGCGGTGACCGGTAATTTTAAATTTACTGCATTTACTCCATCTTTTGCAGATACTGTAGTATTTAGCAGAGGTGTTGTTTATAGAGTACCTATCCTTACTCCAGTAGTAATTCAACCAGAAATTGAAGATGTAGATGATAATTTTGAAGCTCTTATCAATACAACGGTTTTTAACTCAATAGTTATCAATCATGTTGTCTCTGGTAATGTTCTTACGGTTTTAGGCCGCACATCTTCAACAAATATAGCGGTAAGTTTTCCTCTTAATAGCAATCCTGGAACTTACACCATAGGATCTAATCCTGACTTCTCTGCCGCTTACACAACTCCTTCTGGAATCTCAAATGCCATATCTGGTGAGATTACAATTATTGCTAATGATCAGGAGAACAATATTGCCGTAGGAACATTTAGCTTTATGACTGCTGAAGGTTTTTCGATTACTGACGGTGCATTCACCATCAATTATTAG
- a CDS encoding acyl-CoA dehydrogenase family protein, with amino-acid sequence MKPDLFEAPDYYNIDDLLTEEHKLIRDAARAWVKRDVSPIIEQAAQDAKFPKSIIPGLAEIGAFGPYIPEQYGGAGLDQISYGLIMQEIERGDSGVRSTASVQSSLVMYPIWKYGSEEQRNKFLPKLASGEFMGSFGLTEPDHGSNPSGMVTNFKDMGDHYLLNGAKLWISNSPFCDVAVVWAKNEEGRIHGLIVERGMEGFSTPETHNKWSLRASATGELIFQDVKVPKENLLPNKSGLGAPLGCLDSARYGIAWGAIGAAMDCYDTALRYAKERIQFGKPIAAFQLQQKKLAEMITEITKAQLLALRLGQLKNEDRATSAQISMAKRNNVDMAIKIAREARQILGGMGITGEYSIMRHMMNLESVITYEGTHDIHLLITGLDITGENAFK; translated from the coding sequence ATGAAACCAGATCTTTTTGAAGCTCCCGATTATTACAATATAGATGACCTTCTTACCGAAGAACATAAGTTAATACGAGATGCCGCGCGTGCTTGGGTTAAGCGAGACGTTTCTCCTATAATCGAACAAGCTGCACAAGATGCAAAATTTCCAAAATCAATCATTCCTGGACTTGCAGAGATAGGCGCTTTTGGACCTTATATTCCTGAACAATATGGTGGGGCTGGCTTAGATCAAATTTCATATGGTCTTATCATGCAAGAGATAGAGCGTGGTGACTCTGGTGTGCGATCTACTGCATCTGTACAGTCTTCACTAGTAATGTATCCTATATGGAAATACGGATCTGAAGAGCAGCGTAACAAATTCTTGCCAAAACTAGCTTCTGGTGAATTTATGGGCTCCTTTGGGCTTACAGAACCAGATCACGGATCTAATCCTAGTGGAATGGTGACAAATTTTAAAGATATGGGAGACCACTATCTTCTAAATGGAGCCAAATTATGGATTTCAAACAGTCCATTTTGTGATGTAGCTGTAGTATGGGCTAAGAATGAAGAAGGCCGTATACATGGACTTATAGTAGAAAGAGGAATGGAAGGATTTTCTACTCCAGAAACTCATAATAAGTGGTCGCTTAGAGCAAGCGCGACAGGAGAGTTAATTTTTCAAGATGTAAAAGTTCCTAAAGAAAATTTATTACCTAATAAATCCGGATTAGGGGCGCCATTAGGGTGTCTTGATTCGGCTCGTTACGGTATTGCTTGGGGAGCTATAGGTGCTGCAATGGATTGTTATGATACTGCATTGCGTTATGCAAAAGAGCGTATCCAGTTTGGGAAACCTATTGCTGCATTCCAATTGCAACAAAAGAAGCTTGCAGAGATGATTACTGAGATTACAAAAGCACAGTTACTTGCATTAAGACTAGGGCAGCTTAAAAATGAGGATAGAGCAACCTCTGCTCAAATCTCAATGGCAAAACGTAACAATGTTGATATGGCAATAAAAATCGCTCGCGAAGCACGACAGATATTAGGTGGTATGGGGATTACTGGAGAATACAGTATCATGCGCCATATGATGAACCTTGAAAGTGTAATCACTTATGAAGGAACACATGATATTCACCTTCTTATAACAGGCTTAGATATCACAGGCGAGAATGCTTTTAAATAA
- a CDS encoding 30S ribosomal protein S16: MSVKIRLQRHGKKGKPFYWVVAADARAKRDGKYLEKIGTYNPNSNPAIIDLDVDLAVTWLQNGAQPTETAKRLLSYKGAMLKNHLAGGVRKGALTEEQAEEKFNAWVEEKAGKVEAKKGNLSQAEEKAKAEALAAEKAVNEARIAAAQPEVVAETEDAPAEGEAAASDSEE; the protein is encoded by the coding sequence ATGTCAGTTAAAATTAGATTACAAAGACACGGTAAGAAAGGTAAACCTTTTTACTGGGTTGTAGCAGCAGATGCTCGCGCAAAGAGAGATGGTAAATACTTAGAAAAAATAGGTACTTACAATCCTAACAGTAACCCAGCAATCATTGACCTTGATGTTGATCTTGCTGTAACATGGTTACAAAACGGAGCGCAGCCTACTGAAACTGCAAAGCGTCTTCTTTCTTATAAAGGAGCAATGCTTAAAAATCACCTAGCTGGTGGTGTACGTAAAGGTGCACTTACTGAAGAGCAAGCAGAAGAAAAATTCAATGCTTGGGTAGAGGAGAAAGCTGGTAAAGTAGAAGCTAAGAAAGGAAATCTTTCTCAAGCAGAAGAAAAAGCAAAAGCAGAAGCTCTTGCAGCTGAAAAAGCTGTAAACGAGGCTCGTATTGCAGCAGCTCAACCAGAAGTGGTTGCAGAGACTGAAGATGCACCTGCAGAAGGTGAAGCAGCAGCTTCAGATTCTGAAGAGTAA